A single genomic interval of Spinacia oleracea cultivar Varoflay chromosome 6, BTI_SOV_V1, whole genome shotgun sequence harbors:
- the LOC110797685 gene encoding inositol-tetrakisphosphate 1-kinase 3: MVVEDMRMIRFMEDNREIIMAEGDEELMPTTMTTKKALYDGLAEPTKLVVGYALTSKKTKSFLQPKFECLARRKGILFVAIDLDKPLSEQGPFDVILHKLTGKEWQQILEDYRQIHPEVTVLDPPDAIKHLHNRQSMLQVVSDLNLSNTYGNVNVPQQLVIKKDASSIPLRVAKERLNLPLVAKPLVSDGSAKSHELSLAYDQYSLQKLEPPLVLQEFVNHGGVLFKVFIVGEAIKVVKRFSLPNVSKRQLSRTSGVYRFPRVSCAVASADDADLDPNVAELPPRPLLEKLAKELRRRLGLQLFNLDMIREYGTRDNYYVIDINYFPGYGKMPEYEHIFTDFLLGLVQRNKYNNHITTGR; encoded by the exons ATGGTGGTGGAAGATATGAGGATGATTAGGTTCATGGAGGATAATAGAGAGATAATAATGGCGGAAGGCGACGAAGAACTGATGCCAACGACGATGACGACGAAGAAGGCATTGTATGATGGATTGGCTGAACCCACCAAACTCGTAGTTGGTTACGCTCTTACGTCTAAGAAGACCAAGAGTTTTTTACAACCAAAGTTTGAATGTCTCGCTAG GCGGAAGGGAATACTGTTTGTTGCCATTGATCTAGACAAACCTCTTTCAGAACAAGGTCCATTTGACGTTATATTACACAAG TTAACCGGAAAGGAGTGGCAACAGATTCTTGAG GATTACAGGCAAATACATCCTGAAGTTACTGTCCTGGATCCACCAGATGCCATAAAACATTTACATAATCGGCAGTCGATGCTGCAGGTTGTTTCTGACTTGAACCTATCTAACACTTACG GAAATGTTAATGTTCCCCAACAACTGGTTATCAAAAAGGATGCATCTTCCATTCCTCTAAGAGTTGCCAAGGAAAGGTTGAATCTTCCTCTTG TTGCAAAGCCCTTGGTTTCCGATGGAAGTGCAAAATCACATGAGCTGTCACTTGCATATGATCAGTATTCTCTTCAGAAACTTGAACCACCACTTGTGTTGCAAGAGTTCGTAAATCATG GTGGTGTTTTGTTCAAAGTTTTCATTGTCGGAGAAGCTATAAAAGTCGTTAAACGTTTCTCTCTGCCCAATGTTAGTAAACGTCAACTATCTAGAACCAGTGGTGTATACCGTTTTCCAAGAGTCTCTTGTGCTGTAGCATCAGCAGATGATGCAGATCTGGATCCTAATGTTGCTG AATTACCTCCCCGACCTTTACTGGAAAAACTTGCCAAAGAACTTCGTCGTCGACTG GGTCTCCAGCTGTTCAATCTCGATATGATACGCGAATACGGGACCCGTGATAACTATTACGTTATTGATATCAACTACTTTCCTG GTTATGGGAAGATGCCAGAGTACGAGCATATCTTTACGGACTTCCTACTGGGCCTGGTACAGAGGAATAAGTACAATAATCATATAACAACTGGACGTTAA